In the genome of Cydia strobilella chromosome Z, ilCydStro3.1, whole genome shotgun sequence, one region contains:
- the LOC134755137 gene encoding uncharacterized protein LOC134755137 — MEETLNKNQNKKYKQKQTTSLAETAKAEALRGAKQIVSGKAEEKPLKLDRPLKAGVPTGTPAQVTELETMEPPTARPSTSKPMTAASGTTPVEPSKQIIDPGWEIRCKPRGKPAQTEENAPLRKKVSQRQRQRLQKRREANSRTSENKQEVDAQKGQGEGVTTTAEQNQAKKPEGKAKRARLDETISPRGDYKKRRTDAMGNEIQPSSYAAAAATDLTVAITNDRTGRLTQQDAETVQRKIGDAIFQAAIETDLDTVAEAPAFSGRPSFVDGYLKLWCQDAKTKEWLMKWLESATLENGDRLVGKREDEMVRNTRCGILIPALEENLTKVGRVLNFQNPWAMVRKWTLNQAIPLKKRSCTLLLVGIPEDVVPTVMEKGRRLNYLCGTVYIRFQHGGGRFRDSPPEKNTTEENINKGEDKTAEKTSTPDTPSAMDTDSAEKQEDFDLEEGILLDSEDEDGLPKGISLLDLKGKAAEGTPSDGAFPL; from the coding sequence ATGGAAgagactttaaataaaaatcaaaataaaaaatacaaacagaAACAAACGACCTCCTTAGCTGAGACGGCGAAAGCTGAAGCACTAAGGGGGGCGAAACAGATAGTGAGTGGTAAAGCCGAGGAGAAGCCATTGAAGCTAGATAGGCCGCTGAAAGCCGGGGTACCTACCGGAACCCCAGCCCAGGTGACTGAACTAGAGACGATGGAGCCTCCGACAGCTAGACCCTCCACAAGCAAACCGATGACGGCGGCGAGTGGGACAACACCTGTTGAACCCTCAAAGCAGATCATAGATCCCGGCTGGGAGATCAGGTGCAAACCAAGAGGGAAGCCTGCCCAGACTGAAGAAAACGCACCACTGCGGAAGAAAGTCTCGCAGAGGCAGAGGCAGCGGCTCCAAAAGCGCAGAGAGGCAAACAGCCGCACCTCTGAGAACAAGCAGGAGGTTGACGCCCAGAAGGGACAGGGTGAGGGAGTGACGACCACTGCAGAACAAAACCAGGCAAAGAAACCGGAGGGAAAAGCCAAGAGGGCGCGCCTGGATGAAACCATATCCCCCAGAGGCGACTACAAAAAACGCAGGACAGACGCCATGGGGAATGAGATACAACCCTCCTCCTACGCAGCGGCGGCAGCGACGGACCTGACGGTTGCGATCACCAACGACCGCACGGGCAGGCTGACGCAGCAGGACGCTGAAACGGTGCAGAGGAAGATCGGGGACGCCATCTTCCAGGCGGCCATAGAGACCGATCTGGATACCGTAGCGGAGGCCCCAGCGTTCTCGGGTAGACCCAGTTTTGTGGATGGGTACCTGAAGCTGTGGTGCCAGGACGCAAAAACCAAAGAGTGGCTGATGAAGTGGCTGGAGTCGGCCACCCTCGAGAACGGAGACCGTCTAGTCGGGAAGAGGGAGGACGAGATGGTCCGTAACACAAGGTGCGGTATTTTGATCCCGGCCCTGGAAGAAAACCTTACCAAGGTGGGAAGGGTCCTAAACTTCCAGAACCCGTGGGCCATGGTGAGAAAGTGGACTCTCAACCAGGCGATCCCCCTTAAGAAGAGATCCTGCACCCTACTCCTTGTGGGAATACCTGAGGACGTCGTTCCTACTGTGATGGAAAAAGGGAGGAGACTGAACTACTTATGTGGGACAGTCTACATCCGTTTCCAGCACGGCGGAGGGCGCTTCAGGGATTCTCCACCGGAGAAAAACACAACAGAGGAGAACATAAACAAAGGGGAGGACAAGACCGCGGAAAAAACATCCACACCCGATACCCCCTCTGCTATGGACACGGACAGCGCGGAAAAACAAGAAGACTTTGACCTCGAGGAAGGCATATTGCTGGACTCTGAGGACGAAGACGGGCTACCTAAGGGGATAAGTCTCCTGGACCTGAAGGGAAAAGCGGCAGAAGGGACACCCTCCGATGGCGCCTTCCCACTGTAA
- the LOC134755139 gene encoding uncharacterized protein LOC134755139: MAQPLTQFCSRDVCAIKLLRTQNSNLPEIVLASTYMAAEDEPPPVEMNNLIRYCERERLELVISADCNGHHNLWGMETNNKRGLAAQHISNWHVSDELSCSDHRWIRYDLTADTQTPTPRRNPRRTDIPAYKELLEGKLDNNTHTDRPSNTKELEEQVNLLIKNITDSYENTCPLSTSSARGKSSNNNSWWGPELDRMRTKMRRLLNRAMNTRAEEDWDKYKTAKTDYKKRLRYRKSATWRNFCDNISTVTQANRTRKILADQPRQILGTLRRQDNSTTSSPAETERLLVETHFPGCKVVNEQDPEQHITNYNPTEREWKTAERITEHSKTTWAKWREVKVIFLPKPGKTDYSDPKSFRPISLTSFMLKTLERLCDRELKDTALKNIAIHPNQHAYSQAVAVVAAAGLSQASAGCKVA; the protein is encoded by the exons ATGGCACAACCACTAACTCAATTCTGTTCCAGAGACGTGTGTGCCATAAAACTCCTCAGAACACAAAACTCAAATCTACCGGAGATAGTCCTGGCGTCCACCTACATGGCGGCCGAGGACGAACCACCTCCAGTGGAGATGAACAACCTCATACGCTACTGCGAACGAGAAAGGCTCGAGCTGGTCATATCTGCAGACTGCAACGGCCATCACAACCTATGGGGAATGGAAACCAACAACAAAAGAG GACTGGCAGCTCAACACATATCCAACTGGCACGTGTCGGACGAGCTATCCTGCTCCGACCACAGATGGATTCGGTACGACCTAACAGCCGACACACAGACACCCACACCTAGAAGAAACCCGAGACGCACGGACATACCGGCGTACAAGGAACTTCTGGAAGGTAAACTAGacaataacacacacacagacagacctaGCAACACAAAGGAGTTGGAGGAACAGGTAAACTTACTTATTAAGAACATTACCGATAGCTACGAAAACACATGTCCACTATCGACCTCATCAGCTAGAGGGAAAAGCAGTAACAACAACAGCTGGTGGGGACCGGAGTTGGACCGAATGAGAACAAAAATGAGAAGGTTACTTAACAGAGCAATGAACACAAGAGCTGAAGAGGACTGGGATAAGTACAAAACAGCTAAAACAGACTATAAGAAAAGACTGAGATACAGAAAATCAGCCACATGGCGGAATTTCTGCGATAACATATCCACTGTAACACAGGCAAACAGAACAAGGAAAATCCTTGCAGACCAACCAAGGCAAATACTGGGCACCCTGAGGAGACAGGATAATAGCACCACCAGTAGCCCAGCAGAGACAGAAAGGCTACTGGTTGAGACCCACTTCCCAGGATGCAAGGTAGTAAATGAGCAAGACCCGGAACAACACATAACGAACTACAATCCAACTGAAAGAGAATGGAAGACAGCAGAACGCATAACAGAACATAGCAAAACGACCTGGGCG AAATGGAGGGAAGTGAAAGTGATTTTCCTACCAAAACCAGGAAAAACCGATTATTCGGATCCTAAGTCTTTCAGACCAATCAGCCTAACGTCCTTCATGCTAAAAACACTAGAAAGATTATGTGACAGAGAACTGAAGGACACGGCTCTAAAAAACATAGCAATCCATCCAAACCAACACGCCTACAGTCAAG CTGTAGCTGTGGTAGCTGCAGCTGGCCTCAGCCAAGCCTCAGCTGGGTGCAAGGTGGCATGA